A region of Salinibacter sp. 10B DNA encodes the following proteins:
- a CDS encoding OmpH family outer membrane protein yields MANRVSTFVVALVLSSFLLLPTAQGQKIGYANQEALLANMPEMSEVQRQLQQEARQQQQELQKEQKQLQRKMQQYQQQQSLLSDSARAQRERELRQLQQQLQKSSQQRQQELRQRERELMQPLLEDLQSAIESVASEQNLDVVLRSQALLDVDENSSSVVNISPDVAQQLGIQLQQAPAEPSPTVQPNGTPTTQGGGQ; encoded by the coding sequence ATGGCTAATCGAGTTTCTACTTTCGTCGTTGCACTGGTTCTTTCATCGTTCCTCCTGCTGCCGACCGCACAGGGGCAAAAGATTGGATACGCCAATCAGGAGGCCCTGCTGGCGAACATGCCGGAGATGAGCGAGGTGCAGCGCCAGCTTCAGCAGGAGGCGCGACAGCAGCAGCAAGAGCTCCAGAAGGAGCAGAAGCAGCTGCAGCGAAAGATGCAGCAGTACCAGCAGCAGCAGTCGCTTCTTTCCGACTCGGCGCGGGCCCAGCGCGAGCGTGAACTGCGCCAGCTGCAGCAGCAGCTTCAGAAGTCTTCGCAGCAGCGGCAGCAGGAGCTCCGACAGCGGGAGCGGGAACTGATGCAACCGTTGCTCGAGGACCTGCAGAGTGCAATTGAGTCGGTGGCATCGGAGCAGAACTTGGACGTGGTGCTTCGGAGCCAGGCGCTGCTCGACGTTGACGAGAACAGTAGTTCGGTTGTCAACATCTCGCCGGACGTGGCCCAGCAGTTGGGGATTCAACTTCAGCAGGCTCCGGCGGAACCGTCGCCCACGGTGCAGCCGAACGGTACGCCGACCACACAGGGCGGAGGGCAATAA
- a CDS encoding OmpH family outer membrane protein, with translation MSSFVDSTGLLLHLRFSRWMHVPALGTWLLWAVLAWCVVGIGGAAPAAAQQKIGYVDTEYVLNNMPEYATIQQKLDKLEQKWRKEIEQGRQKVETLEQEFEARELLYTEEERKRRQQAIQQARTKVEQLRQQYFGPEGELYTRQKELMRPLQERILEATERVATADGYDYVVDQKGDALFLYARDEHDLSDRVLLELGINVDQQSGGRQ, from the coding sequence GTGTCCTCTTTCGTCGACAGCACTGGACTGTTGCTTCACCTTCGGTTCTCTCGCTGGATGCACGTGCCTGCGCTGGGGACGTGGCTGCTATGGGCCGTACTCGCATGGTGCGTCGTCGGAATTGGAGGGGCGGCACCGGCCGCTGCTCAGCAAAAAATTGGGTATGTCGATACCGAGTATGTGCTGAACAACATGCCCGAATACGCCACGATTCAACAGAAGCTCGACAAGCTGGAGCAGAAGTGGCGGAAGGAGATCGAGCAGGGACGGCAGAAGGTGGAGACACTCGAGCAAGAATTTGAGGCCCGAGAGCTACTGTACACCGAAGAAGAGCGGAAACGGCGACAACAGGCCATTCAGCAGGCCCGCACGAAGGTTGAACAACTCCGACAGCAATACTTTGGGCCGGAAGGAGAGCTCTATACCCGACAGAAGGAGCTTATGCGTCCCCTCCAAGAGCGCATTCTCGAAGCGACCGAACGTGTTGCCACGGCCGACGGATACGACTACGTGGTCGACCAGAAGGGCGATGCGCTCTTCCTGTATGCCCGAGACGAACACGACTTGAGCGATCGAGTGCTTCTCGAACTTGGCATCAATGTTGACCAGCAGAGCGGAGGGCGGCAGTAG
- the folD gene encoding bifunctional methylenetetrahydrofolate dehydrogenase/methenyltetrahydrofolate cyclohydrolase FolD yields MPASDPATLIDGREIAQSVRDEVKSAINDWTETHRPPFLSAVLVGDNPASKAYVRGKEKDAAEVGIETDTHHFDADLPEEELLNTVHELNEDASVDGILVQLPLPDHIDDRSVIDAIDPQKDVDGFHPENLGRLLLGSPSFIPATPYGIVEMLDRCDLDPEGMDATIVGRSNIVGKPLANLLMQRDQNATVTVCHSRTKDLAEHVRQADLVVAALGQAEFITADMVKEGAVVIDVGINRVEDASKERGYRLVGDVDFDAVKEKASWITPVPGGVGLMTRAMLLKNTMTAARLHASA; encoded by the coding sequence ATGCCTGCTTCCGACCCCGCTACGCTCATTGACGGACGCGAAATTGCCCAATCCGTCCGCGACGAGGTCAAATCCGCAATCAACGACTGGACCGAGACGCACCGTCCCCCCTTTCTCTCCGCCGTCCTCGTGGGCGACAACCCGGCGTCGAAGGCGTACGTGCGCGGGAAGGAAAAAGACGCCGCCGAGGTGGGCATTGAAACCGACACCCACCACTTCGACGCCGACCTGCCGGAAGAGGAGCTTCTCAACACTGTACACGAGCTCAACGAAGACGCATCGGTCGATGGCATTCTGGTCCAACTCCCCCTCCCCGACCACATCGACGACCGCAGCGTGATTGACGCCATCGACCCGCAGAAGGACGTGGACGGCTTTCATCCGGAGAATCTAGGACGACTCCTGCTCGGCAGTCCGTCGTTCATCCCCGCCACCCCCTACGGCATCGTGGAAATGCTGGATCGCTGCGACCTCGACCCCGAGGGCATGGACGCAACCATTGTAGGCCGCTCGAACATCGTGGGCAAGCCGCTGGCCAACCTTCTCATGCAGCGCGACCAAAACGCAACGGTGACCGTGTGCCACAGCCGTACGAAGGATCTGGCCGAACACGTCCGCCAGGCCGACCTCGTGGTGGCGGCGCTCGGGCAGGCCGAATTCATTACGGCCGACATGGTAAAAGAGGGGGCCGTCGTCATCGACGTTGGCATTAACCGAGTTGAGGACGCCTCGAAGGAGCGGGGCTACCGGCTCGTGGGCGACGTGGACTTCGACGCCGTGAAGGAGAAGGCCTCCTGGATCACCCCGGTCCCCGGCGGCGTCGGACTGATGACGCGGGCCATGTTGCTTAAGAATACCATGACGGCCGCCCGGTTGCACGCTTCTGCGTAG
- the panB gene encoding 3-methyl-2-oxobutanoate hydroxymethyltransferase, translating to MGSDSSLPDVADVTRVTTKTVQEMKEAGVPIAVLTAYDYTSARLYDQAGIDVLLVGDSASNVMAGNETTLPMTLEHMIYHAQCVVRGISRSLVVVDLPFGSYQGNEKEGLHSAIRMMKEAGAHAVKLEGGKPVVNTVKRIVEAGVPVMGHLGLTPQSIYDFGTYQVRAQEEEEAQQLREDAKRLEEAGCFAIVLEKIPAELAAEVTESLSIPTIGIGAGASTDGQVLVSHDALGLSTDFNPRFVRRYAELEDTITEAIGDYVADVRSRSFPSEEESY from the coding sequence ATGGGTTCTGATTCGTCTCTTCCCGACGTTGCCGACGTGACCCGCGTGACGACGAAAACCGTTCAGGAGATGAAGGAGGCCGGCGTGCCGATTGCTGTCCTCACTGCCTACGACTACACCTCGGCGCGCCTATACGACCAGGCTGGAATCGATGTCCTGCTCGTGGGCGATTCGGCCTCGAACGTGATGGCCGGCAACGAAACGACCCTGCCGATGACGCTCGAGCACATGATTTACCACGCGCAGTGTGTGGTGCGGGGCATCAGCCGGTCGTTGGTGGTGGTCGATCTTCCGTTTGGGTCGTATCAAGGCAATGAAAAAGAGGGATTGCATTCTGCTATCCGAATGATGAAAGAGGCGGGGGCCCACGCCGTGAAATTGGAAGGAGGCAAGCCGGTGGTGAATACTGTGAAGCGAATCGTGGAGGCGGGCGTCCCCGTAATGGGCCATCTTGGGCTCACGCCGCAGAGCATCTACGATTTTGGCACCTATCAGGTGCGGGCGCAAGAGGAGGAAGAAGCGCAGCAGCTCCGGGAAGATGCCAAACGGCTGGAGGAGGCAGGCTGCTTTGCAATCGTGCTCGAAAAGATTCCGGCGGAGCTTGCTGCGGAGGTGACCGAGTCGCTCTCCATTCCGACCATTGGGATCGGGGCCGGAGCAAGCACGGACGGGCAGGTGCTCGTGTCCCACGATGCCCTGGGGCTCTCCACGGACTTTAATCCCCGCTTCGTCCGTCGCTACGCGGAGCTTGAGGACACCATCACCGAAGCCATCGGGGACTATGTGGCCGACGTGCGAAGTCGCTCGTTTCCCTCCGAAGAGGAAAGCTACTGA
- a CDS encoding secondary thiamine-phosphate synthase enzyme YjbQ codes for MSSYQDRIEISTSGHRDMHDLTEAVTQIVRASGIETGLAHVHNVGSTGAVGTIEFEPGLQQDLPDLLDEIIPPDRTYAHEQRWHDGNGHSHVQATTLGPSVTVPVGDGEPILGTWQQIFHLECDVKPRERTVVVTVQD; via the coding sequence ATGAGCAGTTATCAGGACCGCATCGAGATTTCCACCTCGGGCCATCGCGATATGCACGACCTCACGGAGGCCGTGACGCAGATTGTGCGGGCCTCGGGCATCGAGACAGGACTCGCACACGTCCACAACGTGGGCAGTACAGGGGCAGTGGGCACTATTGAGTTCGAGCCGGGACTCCAGCAGGACCTCCCGGATTTGCTCGACGAGATTATTCCGCCGGACCGCACCTATGCCCACGAGCAACGTTGGCACGACGGCAACGGGCACTCGCACGTGCAGGCCACCACGCTTGGGCCGTCCGTGACGGTACCAGTGGGCGACGGCGAGCCCATCCTAGGCACGTGGCAGCAGATCTTCCATCTCGAATGCGACGTAAAGCCCCGTGAGCGAACCGTCGTTGTAACCGTGCAGGACTGA
- the bamA gene encoding outer membrane protein assembly factor BamA — translation MRSTLSVFLLALFVGASPLFAQTPGTATGRSGPPSYMIKNIRVDGIENQRTRQFVIQSSGLSTGQTITLPSGDTIAEAIRSIYEIGMFSDVAIYQENREGNRVDLVIEVTPEPTLINYKLTGIKGRHEDDLKEKIPLVQGRPVRPSDVERTKQIITDFYGEKGYLRTDVQVEKQTRETGNVALTFDVKRKKKVEVERIRFTGNERFDDGDLRGAMEKTRENRWWRFWKGEKFKRNAYEEDLQKVIDHYREHGYYDAQIVADSVYYISDEGIGINVTVREGDQYYVRDVEWQGNTVLSDQRLTNSLGLREGEVYNAVAMEKNLYGNQKGTDVLGMYMDRGYMRADVQPTVRVAEGDSLDITFDVREGDVYEFGDIQISGNTKTNDYVIRRELYTVPGERFSRSAIQESIRRLSQLSYFSKQSLKGGPSVSVDEEEKEANLTYDVEEVGSDQLELSGTFGQFGIVLQLGFQFNNFSAQNFFDGSAWKPLPSGDGQKLSMNVRTNGRYYQNYSLSFTEPWFRGRPTPIGGSISYSKYTRGFYSSRSSVQDGRFQNFSTNFFVRQRLGWPDDNFQTGTTVSYRLYDNRGFIFDSTATNNRKNVGLFGSIPTGRSQSMSIQQSLTRNSLDNPRFPSSGSNVRLSVEVAPPLGDFEQYHKWKLTTNWNVPLGEHFSFGVATNFGYIGSITGDPVRFERFEVGGTAFDYQGRNFGTEPVFMRGYPRGVIGPKVQRATGLEPAGGRVLNKYTSEFRWMAVQSRQLQARPYLFLDAAGAWSSLDTYNPSNLYRSAGVGVKLFLPIVGMLEFNYGYNFDRFVPIGGSEGTPNWTFQFSLGQGGR, via the coding sequence ATGCGCTCAACGCTTTCGGTCTTTCTGCTAGCGCTCTTTGTCGGAGCCTCTCCGCTTTTTGCCCAGACGCCGGGAACGGCGACGGGGAGGAGTGGGCCTCCGAGCTACATGATCAAGAACATTCGTGTGGACGGGATCGAGAATCAGCGAACACGTCAGTTCGTGATTCAGTCGAGTGGGCTGTCTACCGGACAGACCATTACCCTTCCGTCGGGAGACACAATTGCTGAGGCCATCCGGTCGATCTACGAAATCGGCATGTTTTCGGATGTTGCCATTTATCAGGAAAACCGAGAGGGGAATCGGGTGGACCTCGTGATCGAGGTGACCCCGGAGCCGACCCTCATCAACTACAAGCTGACGGGCATCAAGGGGCGGCACGAGGACGACCTCAAGGAGAAGATTCCTCTTGTGCAGGGACGGCCCGTTCGTCCCTCGGACGTCGAGCGCACGAAGCAGATCATCACGGACTTCTACGGAGAGAAGGGGTATTTGCGTACCGACGTGCAGGTGGAAAAGCAGACGCGAGAGACCGGCAATGTGGCCCTCACCTTCGACGTGAAGCGGAAAAAGAAGGTTGAGGTGGAGCGCATTCGGTTTACCGGCAATGAGCGCTTTGATGATGGGGATCTGCGCGGGGCCATGGAGAAGACGAGGGAAAACCGCTGGTGGCGCTTCTGGAAGGGAGAGAAGTTTAAGCGGAATGCCTATGAGGAGGACCTACAGAAGGTCATCGATCACTACCGCGAGCACGGGTACTACGATGCACAGATTGTCGCCGACTCGGTGTATTACATCAGCGATGAAGGCATCGGCATCAACGTGACCGTCCGGGAAGGGGACCAGTACTATGTGCGTGACGTGGAGTGGCAAGGGAATACCGTGCTGTCCGACCAGCGGCTCACCAATAGTTTGGGGCTCCGAGAGGGCGAGGTGTACAATGCCGTAGCCATGGAAAAAAACCTCTACGGGAACCAGAAGGGGACTGACGTTCTGGGCATGTACATGGACCGCGGCTACATGCGGGCCGACGTGCAACCAACCGTACGGGTGGCGGAGGGAGATTCGCTCGACATCACATTCGATGTGCGGGAGGGGGACGTGTACGAGTTTGGAGACATCCAAATTAGTGGAAACACGAAGACCAACGACTACGTCATCCGGCGCGAGCTGTACACGGTGCCGGGCGAGCGCTTCAGTCGAAGTGCGATTCAGGAGTCGATCCGGCGCCTGAGTCAGCTGAGCTACTTCAGTAAGCAGTCGTTGAAGGGCGGTCCGTCGGTCAGTGTTGATGAGGAGGAAAAAGAAGCGAACCTTACCTACGATGTGGAAGAGGTGGGGAGTGACCAGTTGGAGCTGTCGGGGACCTTTGGGCAGTTTGGCATCGTGCTCCAGCTTGGGTTTCAATTCAACAACTTCTCGGCCCAGAATTTCTTCGACGGCAGTGCCTGGAAGCCCCTTCCCTCCGGCGACGGACAGAAGCTTTCGATGAACGTCCGAACCAACGGGCGCTATTATCAAAATTACTCGCTCTCGTTTACGGAGCCGTGGTTTCGAGGGCGGCCCACGCCCATCGGGGGCTCCATCTCGTATTCGAAGTACACCCGCGGCTTCTATTCGAGCCGAAGCAGTGTACAGGACGGTCGGTTCCAAAACTTCTCGACCAACTTCTTTGTCCGGCAGCGCCTCGGCTGGCCCGACGACAACTTCCAGACGGGGACGACCGTGAGCTATCGGCTCTACGACAATAGAGGGTTTATCTTCGACTCCACGGCGACGAACAACCGGAAGAATGTGGGGCTTTTCGGAAGTATTCCGACGGGGCGAAGCCAGTCGATGAGTATACAGCAGTCCCTCACCCGCAATTCGCTCGACAATCCACGCTTCCCAAGTTCGGGGTCGAATGTGCGGCTCTCGGTGGAGGTGGCGCCGCCGCTGGGAGACTTCGAGCAGTACCACAAGTGGAAGCTTACGACCAACTGGAACGTGCCGCTCGGGGAGCACTTCTCGTTCGGCGTGGCGACGAACTTTGGGTACATTGGATCGATTACCGGCGATCCGGTGCGGTTTGAGCGGTTCGAGGTGGGAGGCACGGCCTTCGACTACCAGGGACGGAATTTCGGAACCGAACCGGTCTTTATGCGAGGATATCCGCGCGGGGTGATCGGGCCAAAAGTGCAGCGGGCGACGGGGCTGGAGCCGGCTGGCGGGCGCGTGCTCAACAAGTATACGTCTGAGTTCCGCTGGATGGCCGTACAGTCGCGCCAGTTGCAGGCCCGGCCCTATCTGTTTCTCGATGCTGCAGGGGCCTGGAGCAGTCTCGATACCTACAACCCGTCGAATCTCTACCGGTCGGCGGGCGTGGGGGTCAAGCTCTTCCTGCCGATTGTAGGGATGCTCGAATTCAACTATGGGTACAACTTCGATCGGTTTGTCCCGATTGGGGGAAGCGAGGGGACGCCGAACTGGACGTTCCAGTTCTCACTGGGACAGGGCGGCCGATAA
- a CDS encoding mechanosensitive ion channel family protein has product MSDGSEAPQSIVQSSQQSQTAPADTTVINGAVNEFSNAFSEALRLLTEGQWEALYEHLSSGLVYLTGLFLERGLLALAAFLLLYIIYRGLDTALHRGLDQAESIEPGLQSVLLKTFRVVMLVFIGTVVLDQLGLNVAVLIGGLSIAGIIAGFAARDSLENFISGVTILVDKPFRVGDYIEVEDEYGQVDEITLRSTRIRTVRNEIIVRPNSQMITQRVVNHTKRNVLRVDIAFGIAYKEYPEEAREVLLPLTEDDDRVLSEPSPTVVVTGMGDSSVDMALRFYIRNPSEEVAIRWDYTEKVREALREADIEIPFPHRQLFLDEAKAFEGTKLLSPVRSGTGTSEE; this is encoded by the coding sequence ATGTCCGACGGTTCCGAGGCCCCGCAGTCCATCGTCCAATCCTCTCAGCAGAGTCAGACGGCCCCCGCTGACACGACAGTGATCAACGGAGCCGTCAACGAGTTCAGCAACGCCTTCAGCGAGGCCCTGCGACTGCTGACGGAAGGGCAATGGGAAGCACTCTACGAGCACCTGTCCTCAGGACTCGTGTATCTTACGGGCCTCTTCCTGGAGCGCGGCCTGTTGGCCCTAGCGGCGTTTTTACTGTTATACATCATTTACCGCGGCCTCGATACGGCTCTCCACCGCGGCCTCGACCAGGCCGAGAGCATCGAGCCCGGCCTCCAGAGCGTTCTGCTCAAAACGTTCCGGGTGGTCATGCTGGTATTCATCGGCACGGTCGTGCTCGACCAGCTGGGCCTCAACGTCGCTGTCCTCATTGGCGGTTTGAGTATTGCCGGTATTATTGCCGGTTTTGCCGCGCGCGACTCGCTGGAGAATTTCATTTCCGGCGTCACCATCCTCGTCGACAAGCCATTCCGGGTGGGGGACTACATCGAGGTGGAGGACGAGTATGGACAGGTGGACGAGATTACGCTCCGCTCCACCCGCATCCGTACCGTTCGCAACGAAATCATCGTGCGTCCCAATTCGCAGATGATCACACAGCGGGTCGTAAACCATACGAAGCGCAACGTTCTGCGCGTCGATATTGCGTTCGGTATTGCCTATAAGGAGTATCCGGAGGAGGCCCGCGAGGTACTGCTGCCGCTCACCGAGGACGATGACCGTGTGCTCTCGGAGCCGTCCCCCACAGTGGTGGTGACGGGCATGGGGGACTCCAGCGTCGACATGGCCCTTCGCTTCTACATCCGAAACCCAAGCGAGGAGGTGGCCATCCGGTGGGACTATACCGAAAAGGTGCGCGAGGCACTGCGCGAAGCCGACATTGAGATTCCGTTCCCGCACCGTCAGCTGTTCCTCGACGAGGCGAAGGCGTTTGAAGGGACCAAGCTCCTGTCACCGGTCCGGAGCGGGACTGGGACGTCGGAGGAGTAG
- a CDS encoding isoprenyl transferase, whose product MESSRHPSNGSSNNGASLSEEQRQRALKERGELPAHIACIMDGNGRWAQRREKARFLGHHEGVTSVREVTEACAEIGIDYLTLYTFSAENWERPDPEVNALMELLIHTIQEERATLMENNIRLRTIGDLSEMPSPCQEALDQTKADTAGNTRMTLTLALSYSGRNEIAEAMRALAERVQEGELQPDEIDEALIDTQLDTAELPDPDLLIRTGGEYRLSNFLLWQCAYTELFITEDYWPDFRRDQLYEALRSYQDRDRRFGRVAQAAYEESSSDA is encoded by the coding sequence ATGGAATCTTCCCGACACCCGTCGAATGGTTCATCAAACAACGGAGCGTCCCTGTCCGAGGAACAGCGACAGCGTGCGTTGAAGGAGCGCGGTGAGCTTCCGGCGCACATTGCCTGCATCATGGATGGGAACGGTCGCTGGGCGCAACGTCGCGAAAAGGCCCGGTTTCTGGGGCATCACGAAGGGGTGACGTCCGTGCGCGAGGTGACGGAGGCCTGCGCAGAAATTGGCATCGACTACCTCACGCTCTATACCTTCAGTGCCGAAAACTGGGAGCGCCCTGATCCCGAAGTCAATGCCCTCATGGAGCTCCTCATCCATACGATTCAGGAGGAGCGCGCAACCCTGATGGAGAACAACATTCGCCTTCGGACGATTGGGGATCTCTCCGAGATGCCTTCACCCTGTCAGGAGGCGCTCGACCAAACGAAGGCGGACACGGCGGGCAATACCCGGATGACGCTGACACTGGCCCTCTCGTACAGCGGTCGAAATGAAATTGCGGAGGCCATGCGGGCGCTTGCCGAACGCGTGCAGGAGGGGGAGCTCCAGCCCGACGAAATCGACGAAGCCCTGATTGATACTCAGCTGGACACAGCCGAACTTCCGGATCCAGACCTTCTGATCCGCACCGGGGGAGAGTATCGCCTCTCCAATTTTTTGCTTTGGCAGTGTGCCTACACAGAGCTCTTCATCACGGAAGACTACTGGCCCGACTTCCGGCGCGACCAGCTTTATGAGGCCCTTCGCAGCTATCAGGATCGCGACCGTCGCTTCGGGCGGGTTGCCCAGGCTGCCTACGAGGAGTCCTCCAGCGACGCGTAG
- the surE gene encoding 5'/3'-nucleotidase SurE has product MNQSSSEDVPRILLCNDDGITAPGIQALADALDSVGDLYVVAPESEQSAVGHAITVRDPVRAHEVEFSTSSGPIPAWAVSGTPTDSVKLACHELLDEKPDLVVSGINHGPNTAVNVLYSGTVSAATEGSILGVDAIAFSLCDWSSDDFRAARQWARRITRLVLRTGLPSGILLNVNVPAVSPEEIEGVAVTRQARSRWEEGFDERTDPADRQYFWLAGTFVDLDNGQKTDTTAVERGYVSVTPIQHDLTAYDALDALRDWDWGQGEESKP; this is encoded by the coding sequence ATGAATCAGTCGTCCTCAGAAGACGTCCCGCGCATTCTCTTATGCAACGACGATGGGATTACCGCACCGGGCATTCAGGCCCTGGCCGACGCCCTTGATTCCGTTGGAGACCTCTACGTCGTGGCGCCGGAATCAGAGCAAAGTGCGGTGGGACACGCCATTACCGTGCGCGACCCTGTGCGGGCGCACGAGGTCGAATTTTCGACGTCGTCGGGGCCCATTCCGGCGTGGGCCGTGTCCGGCACGCCCACCGATTCGGTGAAGTTGGCCTGCCACGAGCTGCTCGACGAGAAGCCGGACCTGGTGGTGAGCGGCATCAACCATGGCCCCAATACCGCCGTGAACGTGCTGTATTCCGGCACGGTAAGTGCCGCAACGGAGGGCTCCATCCTTGGGGTCGACGCGATTGCGTTCTCCCTTTGTGACTGGTCGTCCGACGACTTCCGGGCGGCGCGCCAGTGGGCGCGACGCATCACCCGGCTCGTGTTGCGCACAGGGCTCCCCTCCGGCATTCTGCTAAACGTAAACGTGCCGGCTGTGTCTCCGGAAGAGATTGAAGGCGTGGCGGTTACGCGACAGGCACGCTCCCGCTGGGAGGAAGGATTCGATGAGCGCACCGATCCGGCCGACCGGCAGTATTTCTGGCTGGCCGGCACGTTCGTCGATCTGGACAACGGGCAAAAGACGGACACGACGGCGGTGGAGCGAGGATACGTGTCGGTGACGCCCATCCAGCACGACCTCACGGCCTACGACGCTCTCGACGCGCTTCGCGATTGGGACTGGGGGCAGGGAGAGGAGTCCAAGCCGTAG